From Hyphomicrobiales bacterium 4NK60-0047b, one genomic window encodes:
- a CDS encoding heme ABC transporter permease, giving the protein MNTKTENLSLWNRIGNLFNFLANPSQFIKYSAYILPWLGIISLIGFVTGLYYTFFKTPLDEEMGSTVIIMFVHVPAAWIAMMSYAIVATSSIGLLIWRHPLADVSAKAAAPLGATITFLCLVTGSLWGRPDWGTYWQWDLRMTSVLILFLLFIGLITLRSSIEEETQAGKTTALLAIVGIVLLPIIKYSVEWQQSSLHQKAGIFEGQVATDFLIPLFIMAISYTTLFFYLHMKAMRAEIYRRRTISQQRKHAFDATRREEENLERVS; this is encoded by the coding sequence ATGAATACCAAAACGGAAAATTTATCCCTGTGGAACCGCATAGGCAATCTTTTCAATTTTTTAGCCAACCCAAGCCAATTCATAAAATACAGCGCTTACATTCTTCCATGGCTAGGGATTATCTCCCTTATTGGCTTCGTAACTGGGCTATATTACACCTTTTTCAAAACCCCACTTGATGAAGAAATGGGCTCAACTGTGATTATAATGTTTGTCCATGTTCCAGCAGCCTGGATAGCCATGATGTCATATGCAATTGTTGCCACTTCAAGCATTGGCCTTCTCATCTGGCGCCACCCCCTGGCAGACGTATCTGCAAAAGCTGCAGCCCCCTTGGGCGCTACAATAACATTTCTCTGCCTTGTCACAGGCTCATTATGGGGGCGGCCTGATTGGGGCACCTATTGGCAATGGGATTTAAGAATGACCTCTGTTCTCATTCTTTTTCTTCTTTTTATTGGCCTAATTACATTACGAAGCTCTATCGAAGAAGAAACTCAAGCCGGAAAAACCACAGCACTACTAGCTATTGTAGGGATAGTTTTGCTACCCATCATCAAATATTCAGTGGAATGGCAGCAATCTTCGCTTCACCAAAAAGCTGGAATTTTCGAAGGACAAGTGGCAACAGACTTCCTAATCCCGCTTTTCATCATGGCCATCTCATACACCACGCTTTTCTTCTATTTACACATGAAAGCAATGCGCGCAGAAATCTACAGACGCCGCACAATTTCACAACAGCGCAAACACGCCTTTGACGCCACCAGAAGAGAAGAAGAAAATTTAGAACGTGTTTCGTAA
- a CDS encoding septation protein A has protein sequence MKLFKLFLEMTPLVIFFITYKYMGLMEATVALMITTTLSIIVFWFVFKKVATMPLVTAALVLVFGGLTLYFDDTFFIKIKPTIIYCLFAAGLLGALAFGRSLMKTVLGEAVELTDRGWFKMSLHWGLFFLFLAGLNEYVWRSFDEETWVQFKAFMLLPLTLGFSVLELIFIRNEIILPEEDNSEEAN, from the coding sequence ATGAAATTGTTTAAGCTCTTTTTAGAAATGACACCTTTGGTAATCTTCTTTATCACCTATAAATATATGGGTTTGATGGAGGCAACGGTTGCTCTAATGATCACCACAACGCTCTCTATTATAGTGTTTTGGTTTGTCTTTAAAAAAGTAGCGACAATGCCTTTAGTTACGGCGGCTTTGGTGCTTGTTTTTGGTGGCCTGACTTTATATTTCGATGACACTTTCTTTATAAAAATCAAACCTACAATTATTTATTGTTTGTTTGCTGCTGGTCTTTTAGGGGCACTGGCTTTTGGGCGCTCTTTGATGAAGACGGTTTTGGGAGAAGCAGTTGAGTTAACTGATCGAGGCTGGTTTAAAATGAGCTTGCATTGGGGCTTGTTCTTTTTGTTTCTAGCGGGGCTGAACGAGTATGTTTGGCGGAGTTTTGATGAGGAAACATGGGTGCAGTTTAAGGCCTTTATGTTACTTCCTTTGACGCTGGGCTTTTCTGTTTTGGAACTAATTTTTATTCGGAATGAGATTATCTTGCCTGAGGAAGATAATTCTGAAGAGGCCAATTAA
- a CDS encoding DUF1223 domain-containing protein codes for MLMRSIFIKCLIGLSFLISSGTASFAEGTETGALSTFKIKPANTVVELFTSQGCSSCPPADVLLEKYVTAPNVVALSYSVDYWDYLGWRDTYGKKANSERQRNYARARGDGSVYTPQAVVNGLEHMNGASQYKINTKIKETKQRLNSKLINLKISEIEGGKVRIWSEDTVSTQGVVLWMVWVKDKANVAIRRGENRGRTIAYHNIVLGVEKVADFSKDGVDLTVARDKIVPKDGKHCIFLAQVGASGPVLGALEIK; via the coding sequence ATGCTAATGAGATCTATTTTTATAAAGTGCCTTATCGGTCTTTCATTTTTAATTTCTAGCGGAACAGCTAGTTTTGCTGAAGGGACTGAAACCGGGGCCTTATCAACTTTTAAGATAAAGCCAGCCAATACAGTGGTTGAGCTTTTTACTAGCCAGGGGTGTTCATCTTGTCCGCCAGCAGATGTACTTTTGGAGAAATATGTAACAGCCCCGAATGTGGTGGCTCTTAGTTATTCAGTTGATTATTGGGATTACCTTGGATGGCGGGATACTTATGGCAAGAAAGCTAATAGTGAGCGCCAGAGAAATTATGCACGGGCCAGAGGTGATGGTTCAGTTTATACACCGCAAGCTGTTGTGAATGGGCTTGAGCATATGAATGGGGCGAGCCAATATAAAATTAACACCAAGATCAAGGAAACGAAGCAGAGATTAAATTCTAAATTAATTAATCTAAAGATTTCAGAGATTGAAGGTGGAAAGGTTCGTATTTGGTCAGAAGATACTGTTTCAACTCAAGGTGTTGTTTTATGGATGGTTTGGGTGAAAGATAAGGCTAATGTTGCTATTCGCCGCGGCGAGAACAGAGGCCGTACCATTGCTTACCATAATATTGTTCTTGGTGTTGAAAAGGTGGCTGATTTTAGCAAAGACGGTGTTGACCTGACAGTTGCGAGAGACAAGATTGTGCCCAAGGATGGTAAACATTGTATATTTTTAGCTCAAGTTGGGGCATCTGGTCCGGTACTTGGTGCGCTTGAGATTAAATAG
- the ftsY gene encoding signal recognition particle-docking protein FtsY: MSGDGNSGEKEKGSGLFGRLFGGKKEKDVLDVPLNEADGSTALDDIAQGEEASEEISLGDEVADEVVLSTSLEQTEPVVSHDETQKEPETSPKKGWFSRLTSGLSKSSSKLTEGITSIFTKSKLDDEALQDLEDLLIQSDLGVATAMRITDQLSSSRYDKEISGEEVRQILSNEVETILKPVAQPLVVSSENKPHILLMVGVNGAGKTTSIGKLALKFKNEGRSVMLAAGDTFRAAAVDQLKVWGERTGAGFVSGQIGADASGLVYDALEKARAENTDILMIDTAGRLQNKADLMAELEKIVRVIKKFDPTGPHDVLLTLDATTGQNALNQVEIFQKIAGVTGLIMTKLDGTARGGILVAIAEKYKLPIHAIGVGESIEDMQAFNPSDFAKAIAGVSE, translated from the coding sequence ATGAGCGGTGACGGCAACAGCGGTGAAAAGGAAAAGGGGAGTGGCTTGTTTGGGCGCCTTTTTGGAGGAAAAAAAGAAAAAGATGTTTTAGATGTTCCTCTGAATGAAGCTGATGGTTCAACTGCTCTTGATGATATAGCTCAGGGAGAGGAAGCAAGCGAAGAGATTTCTTTAGGTGATGAAGTCGCCGATGAAGTGGTTCTCTCAACTTCTCTAGAGCAAACTGAGCCTGTTGTTTCACATGATGAAACCCAAAAAGAGCCTGAAACCTCACCGAAAAAAGGGTGGTTCTCACGTCTGACGTCTGGTTTATCTAAATCGTCTTCAAAATTAACTGAAGGCATTACCAGTATTTTTACTAAATCCAAACTGGATGATGAGGCTTTGCAGGATTTAGAAGATCTGCTCATTCAATCTGATTTGGGTGTGGCAACGGCCATGCGAATCACTGATCAATTGTCTTCTTCGCGCTATGATAAAGAGATTTCAGGTGAAGAAGTTCGGCAAATTTTATCAAATGAAGTTGAAACCATCCTTAAACCGGTTGCACAACCTTTGGTTGTTAGTAGTGAAAATAAGCCACATATCTTGCTTATGGTTGGTGTAAACGGGGCCGGTAAAACCACTTCAATTGGCAAATTAGCACTGAAATTTAAGAACGAAGGACGCTCCGTTATGCTCGCTGCCGGGGATACTTTTAGAGCGGCTGCAGTTGACCAGCTTAAGGTTTGGGGTGAGAGAACTGGGGCTGGATTTGTCTCTGGTCAGATTGGTGCGGATGCATCTGGGTTGGTGTATGATGCTTTGGAAAAAGCCAGGGCTGAGAACACAGATATTTTGATGATTGACACAGCCGGTAGATTGCAAAATAAGGCTGATTTGATGGCCGAGCTTGAAAAAATTGTTCGCGTAATAAAGAAGTTTGATCCAACTGGACCTCATGATGTGTTGCTGACTTTGGATGCAACCACAGGACAAAATGCGTTAAACCAGGTTGAGATTTTTCAAAAAATAGCCGGTGTTACCGGGCTTATTATGACCAAGCTGGATGGTACGGCAAGGGGGGGTATCTTAGTGGCGATTGCTGAGAAATATAAACTCCCCATTCATGCGATTGGTGTTGGTGAATCCATTGAAGATATGCAAGCCTTTAACCCTTCAGATTTTGCTAAAGCGATTGCTGGTGTGTCTGAATAA
- a CDS encoding transglycosylase domain-containing protein, with protein MGWFGDDPKPKAKASKKVGSSKATGRKTAKKKPRTAPKVSAGVKRTTSKRSSQKIKVYSPAKSQSGKSQTRRSGNTGRKRTSGRSSVQMVDVDFFPFGLFKSQKPKRSKKRATSNKNKIYGDGWGPRGRPLFSGFSLLYWSSVVVLWASIALGGLLLFYTVTLPDPLVAGLKQRGQAIKVLASDGTVIAERGLVKDYVRLEQLPKFVSQAVIAIEDRRFYSHLGFDPIGFSRAMFSNLRKGRLVQGGSTISQQLAKNLFLNSDRTVTRKLREMGLSFWLEAKFEKQEILELYLNRVYFGHQTYGIDQAARRYFGKRAVKLTLPEAAMLAGLLKAPSRLNPKSNYKAAKARAKLVLLAMKRSGFISPLTLKTALIAPAQLRKRRLPINSNYIVDWIADLVPEYVTDYKSDLIIETSIDRDVQMQADGRVRHYLSKFGKKKNVRQASLVMMAPDGAVRAMVGGKNYQRSQFNRAIKSRRQTGSTFKPFVYLAALESGFNSNSLIFDRPTSFNKWQPRNYKNIYRGQIKLSTALAHSSNVVAVKLMGTVGVAKTIETARRLGLRGEMKKDLSLALGTAEQSVLELTSAYVPFANGGRGVFPYVIKSIRTFNGRVLYKHKKATMGQVVSGTHVNQMNKMLRQVLKVGTGKTAKLNGHDIAGKTGTTQRFKDGWFVGYSGHYITGVWVGNDNGASMKKVTGGGLPARIWSDVMSFAHKGLPRRSLLATSTAPVALNGWKEVGMTRRIKPQFFEKALQ; from the coding sequence ATGGGGTGGTTTGGCGACGATCCAAAGCCGAAGGCTAAAGCCAGTAAGAAAGTTGGTTCTAGTAAGGCAACAGGGCGAAAAACAGCTAAAAAGAAGCCTCGGACTGCGCCGAAGGTTTCAGCTGGTGTGAAGCGTACAACTTCAAAACGATCTTCTCAAAAGATCAAAGTCTATTCACCCGCAAAATCTCAAAGTGGAAAATCTCAAACTAGAAGATCAGGAAATACAGGCCGGAAGAGAACTTCTGGACGCTCATCAGTCCAGATGGTTGATGTTGATTTCTTTCCTTTTGGGTTGTTTAAATCTCAAAAACCGAAACGATCTAAAAAGCGGGCTACTTCAAATAAAAATAAAATATATGGTGATGGATGGGGGCCTAGAGGGCGTCCGTTATTCTCAGGCTTTTCCTTGCTTTACTGGAGTTCTGTTGTTGTTTTGTGGGCCTCAATTGCTTTGGGTGGTTTGTTATTATTTTATACAGTGACTTTACCGGATCCACTTGTTGCGGGGTTAAAACAGCGTGGTCAAGCGATTAAGGTGCTGGCTTCTGACGGTACGGTCATTGCTGAACGCGGCCTTGTGAAAGATTATGTCAGGTTGGAGCAATTACCTAAGTTTGTGAGCCAGGCGGTTATTGCCATTGAAGATCGTAGATTTTATTCGCATTTGGGGTTTGACCCGATCGGTTTTTCAAGAGCTATGTTTTCAAACTTGCGAAAAGGGCGCCTAGTTCAAGGTGGTTCAACGATCAGTCAGCAATTGGCGAAGAATTTATTTCTAAACTCTGATCGAACGGTTACCCGCAAACTTAGAGAAATGGGACTATCGTTTTGGCTTGAAGCGAAATTTGAAAAACAAGAAATTTTAGAGCTATATCTCAACCGGGTTTATTTTGGACATCAAACCTATGGTATTGATCAAGCAGCTCGCCGGTATTTTGGCAAACGAGCTGTGAAGTTGACGTTGCCTGAGGCAGCTATGCTTGCGGGCCTTTTGAAAGCGCCGTCTCGGTTAAACCCAAAATCGAACTATAAGGCTGCGAAGGCACGTGCTAAATTGGTCTTACTTGCTATGAAACGGTCTGGTTTTATTTCACCACTGACATTGAAGACGGCATTGATCGCACCAGCGCAATTGCGAAAACGACGATTGCCGATTAATTCAAATTACATTGTTGATTGGATTGCAGATCTGGTTCCTGAATATGTCACGGATTACAAATCTGATTTGATTATTGAAACAAGTATTGACCGTGATGTTCAGATGCAAGCCGATGGGCGGGTTCGGCATTATCTTTCTAAGTTCGGAAAAAAGAAGAATGTGCGGCAAGCTTCACTTGTAATGATGGCTCCTGATGGTGCTGTGCGCGCAATGGTTGGTGGTAAGAATTATCAAAGATCTCAATTTAACAGGGCTATTAAAAGCCGAAGGCAGACAGGCTCTACTTTTAAGCCATTTGTCTATTTAGCGGCGTTAGAATCTGGCTTTAATTCAAATAGTTTGATCTTTGACCGACCAACATCTTTTAACAAGTGGCAGCCTCGCAATTACAAAAATATCTATCGTGGTCAAATTAAATTGAGTACGGCGCTTGCTCATTCGAGTAATGTGGTTGCTGTGAAATTAATGGGAACTGTTGGGGTTGCAAAGACCATTGAGACGGCTCGTCGTTTAGGCTTGCGGGGTGAGATGAAGAAAGATCTCTCACTTGCACTTGGTACGGCTGAACAATCTGTTTTAGAATTAACATCGGCTTATGTGCCATTTGCAAATGGTGGGCGCGGTGTGTTTCCTTATGTGATCAAATCTATTCGCACCTTTAATGGACGTGTACTTTACAAACATAAGAAAGCAACTATGGGGCAAGTGGTGAGCGGGACTCATGTGAACCAAATGAATAAAATGTTGCGCCAAGTTTTAAAAGTCGGCACTGGTAAGACTGCGAAATTAAATGGACATGATATTGCTGGAAAAACCGGCACAACACAGCGATTTAAAGATGGTTGGTTTGTTGGCTATAGCGGTCATTATATTACTGGCGTTTGGGTTGGTAATGATAATGGCGCATCGATGAAAAAGGTGACGGGTGGCGGCTTGCCGGCACGAATTTGGTCTGATGTTATGAGTTTTGCGCACAAAGGTTTACCGCGGCGCTCTCTACTTGCAACGAGTACTGCGCCCGTTGCATTAAATGGCTGGAAGGAAGTTGGTATGACGCGCCGGATTAAGCCTCAGTTTTTTGAAAAAGCTTTGCAATAA
- the acnA gene encoding aconitate hydratase AcnA codes for MTNSIKSLDSFNCRKELTVNGQLYEYFSLSEAEANGLDGLSKLPFSLKVLAENLLRFEDGSSVTVDDIRAIAQWAIDKRSTREIAYRPARVLMQDFTGVPAVVDLAAMRAALSDIGGDPSKINPLVPVDLVIDHSVMVDYFGQFDSFEQNVNKEYERNKERYEFLRWGSQAFDNFRVVPPGTGICHQVNLEYLAQTVWTKDVGGVTQAFPDTLVGTDSHTTMVNGLAVLGWGVGGIEAEAAMLGQPISMLIPEVIGFKLEGEMAEGITATDLVLRVVEMLREKGVVGKFVEFYGSGLDHLSLEDQATIANMAPEYGATCGFFPVDGDTLDYLKATGRDADRIALVEDYSKAQGMFRISGMEDPVFTDTLYLDIGTVVPSISGPKRPQDRIDLDAAKVTFEKVMETEYKKPSQLNDRFPVEGRDHDLGHGDVMIAAITSCTNTSNPSVMIAAGLLAKKALEKGLSVKPWVKTSLAPGSQVVTDYLNRAGLQDDLDALGFTLVGYGCTTCIGNSGPLPADLAKAIATHDLVSCSVLSGNRNFEGRIGPDIKANFLASPPLVVAYALAGSLQVDLATEPLGEGKDGKPVYLKDIWPSNSEIAELIRSNVTAEMFAERYSNVFTGDEQWQTIGGASGLTYSWDEKSTYVANPPYFEGLTIEPPAVSDIQGAQILGLFGDSITTDHISPAGVIKSDGPAGQYLKSHNVSPAEFNSYGSRRGNHEVMMRGTFANIRIKNQMVPGTEGGVTLHHPSGEEMSIYDAAMRYADEGKSLVVFAGKEYGTGSSRDWAAKGTRLLGVRAVIAASFERIHRSNLIGMGVLPLQFSKKDEDWQSLGLTGKETVTIEGLTDLSPQTSLIAKVIFDDGSTKDVDLLCRIDTEDELSYYRNGGILHYVLRNLAS; via the coding sequence TTGACGAATTCAATTAAATCATTAGATAGTTTTAATTGCCGTAAAGAGTTGACAGTGAATGGTCAACTTTACGAATATTTTTCATTATCAGAGGCTGAAGCCAATGGGCTTGATGGTCTTTCAAAATTGCCATTTTCATTGAAAGTCTTGGCTGAAAACCTTTTGCGTTTTGAAGATGGGAGTTCGGTCACGGTTGATGACATTCGGGCCATTGCTCAATGGGCAATAGATAAACGTTCAACTCGAGAAATTGCTTATCGTCCAGCCCGGGTATTGATGCAGGATTTTACAGGTGTGCCGGCTGTTGTTGATTTGGCTGCGATGCGAGCGGCCCTCTCTGATATTGGGGGAGATCCATCCAAAATTAATCCGCTTGTGCCGGTTGATTTGGTTATCGATCATTCTGTGATGGTGGACTACTTTGGTCAGTTTGATAGTTTTGAGCAAAATGTAAATAAAGAATATGAGCGCAATAAAGAACGCTATGAATTTTTGCGCTGGGGATCACAGGCGTTTGATAATTTCCGTGTTGTGCCGCCAGGCACAGGTATTTGTCATCAGGTAAACCTTGAATATTTAGCTCAGACCGTTTGGACCAAAGACGTAGGCGGTGTGACACAAGCCTTTCCAGACACATTGGTTGGCACTGACAGTCACACAACTATGGTGAACGGTCTTGCTGTTTTGGGTTGGGGTGTTGGTGGTATTGAAGCGGAAGCAGCGATGCTTGGTCAACCGATTTCAATGCTGATCCCAGAGGTGATTGGTTTTAAACTTGAAGGTGAGATGGCTGAAGGGATTACGGCGACAGACCTGGTGCTTCGAGTTGTTGAAATGCTCAGAGAAAAAGGTGTGGTTGGTAAGTTTGTTGAGTTTTATGGCTCTGGTCTTGACCATCTTTCACTTGAAGACCAGGCAACGATTGCGAATATGGCACCTGAATATGGTGCGACGTGTGGGTTTTTCCCCGTAGATGGGGACACGCTTGACTATTTGAAAGCAACGGGGCGTGATGCTGACCGCATTGCTTTGGTTGAGGACTATTCGAAAGCGCAGGGGATGTTCCGTATAAGTGGTATGGAAGACCCTGTTTTTACTGATACTTTATATTTAGACATTGGCACTGTGGTGCCATCGATTTCAGGTCCAAAGCGTCCGCAGGATCGTATTGATCTTGATGCTGCTAAGGTAACTTTTGAAAAGGTCATGGAGACCGAATATAAAAAACCTTCTCAATTGAATGACCGTTTCCCTGTTGAGGGCCGTGATCATGATTTGGGGCATGGCGATGTGATGATCGCTGCGATTACATCTTGCACGAATACTTCAAATCCATCTGTGATGATAGCTGCAGGATTGCTTGCAAAGAAAGCCTTGGAAAAAGGTTTATCAGTTAAGCCATGGGTCAAGACCTCACTGGCACCTGGGTCTCAGGTTGTTACCGATTATCTAAATCGAGCTGGATTGCAGGATGATTTAGATGCGCTTGGGTTCACGCTTGTTGGTTATGGTTGCACGACTTGTATTGGCAACTCAGGGCCATTACCAGCTGATCTTGCAAAAGCTATTGCGACACATGACTTGGTTTCTTGTTCGGTTCTTTCTGGAAATCGAAATTTTGAAGGTCGAATTGGACCAGATATTAAAGCAAACTTTCTTGCGTCTCCGCCGCTGGTTGTGGCTTATGCGCTTGCTGGTTCTTTGCAAGTTGATCTAGCAACCGAGCCATTAGGTGAAGGCAAGGATGGTAAGCCTGTTTATTTGAAAGATATTTGGCCCTCTAACAGTGAAATCGCGGAACTTATTCGCTCTAATGTGACGGCAGAAATGTTTGCGGAGCGGTATAGCAATGTGTTTACAGGTGATGAGCAGTGGCAAACCATTGGTGGGGCAAGTGGTTTAACTTACAGCTGGGACGAGAAATCGACCTATGTTGCGAACCCGCCATATTTTGAAGGACTGACAATAGAACCACCCGCAGTATCTGATATTCAAGGAGCTCAAATTCTTGGATTGTTTGGCGACTCGATTACAACTGACCATATTTCTCCAGCTGGGGTGATTAAGTCTGATGGGCCCGCTGGGCAATATTTGAAATCGCATAATGTGTCACCTGCTGAGTTTAATTCCTATGGTTCACGCCGCGGGAACCATGAAGTGATGATGCGTGGAACATTTGCTAATATTCGCATTAAAAATCAGATGGTTCCAGGCACTGAAGGTGGCGTGACACTTCACCATCCCTCAGGCGAAGAGATGTCCATTTATGATGCTGCTATGCGCTATGCAGATGAGGGAAAATCTTTGGTTGTTTTTGCTGGCAAAGAATATGGCACGGGCTCTAGTCGCGACTGGGCAGCTAAGGGTACGAGGTTACTGGGTGTTAGGGCCGTGATTGCTGCTAGTTTTGAGCGTATTCATCGCTCGAACCTGATTGGCATGGGCGTATTGCCGCTGCAATTTTCTAAAAAAGATGAAGACTGGCAATCTCTTGGTTTAACAGGGAAAGAAACTGTTACAATTGAAGGGCTTACAGATTTGTCACCGCAGACTAGCTTAATCGCAAAAGTTATTTTTGATGACGGGTCTACTAAGGATGTTGATCTGCTTTGTCGTATTGATACAGAGGATGAGCTGTCTTATTATCGCAATGGTGGCATTTTGCATTATGTATTGCGCAATTTGGCGTCTTGA
- a CDS encoding tetratricopeptide repeat protein: MNTYQTPILSFKSHVKHGLLIAVLSTIGLSGCATSYKDTDPRFTHSLTQQKELDHWHQKYKANRKNSANAIGFAKALVKTKQENRALDVLETAHQQNPNDKHLTSEYGRVALMAGENKLASNLLKDASKGTKADWKILSAKGVLEARAGKNKNAIRYFKQALRHNPRQASILNNLGLAYAVTGNYRQSEKYLKQALWDTRHIRQVRQNLALVYAMQGKVKEAEAIALEPLPKKFKKVSSAAQHVRKKPVALNNFKTKVTPN, from the coding sequence ATGAATACCTATCAGACACCTATCTTGAGCTTTAAAAGCCACGTAAAACATGGGCTACTCATCGCAGTCCTTTCAACCATTGGTTTATCTGGTTGTGCAACAAGCTATAAAGACACTGATCCAAGGTTCACTCATTCCCTTACACAACAAAAAGAACTAGATCATTGGCACCAAAAATACAAAGCCAATAGAAAAAATAGCGCCAACGCAATTGGTTTTGCCAAAGCCTTGGTAAAAACCAAACAAGAAAACCGCGCGCTGGACGTTCTTGAAACAGCACACCAACAAAACCCAAATGATAAGCATTTAACCAGCGAATATGGCCGCGTTGCACTAATGGCTGGTGAAAACAAATTAGCCAGCAATCTTTTAAAAGATGCAAGCAAAGGCACTAAAGCCGATTGGAAAATTCTATCTGCCAAAGGTGTTTTAGAAGCGCGTGCGGGTAAAAACAAAAACGCCATCAGATATTTCAAACAAGCCCTTAGACATAACCCGCGCCAAGCCTCAATTCTAAACAACTTAGGATTAGCCTATGCGGTCACAGGAAATTACAGACAATCTGAGAAATACTTAAAACAAGCTTTGTGGGATACGCGCCATATACGACAAGTCAGACAAAATCTAGCGCTTGTATATGCCATGCAAGGAAAAGTGAAAGAAGCCGAAGCCATTGCTTTAGAGCCATTACCTAAGAAGTTTAAAAAAGTGTCATCAGCAGCTCAACATGTTCGTAAAAAACCAGTTGCACTAAACAATTTCAAAACAAAAGTGACACCAAATTAA
- the ccmB gene encoding heme exporter protein CcmB, which translates to MSAFFALLKRDILLSIREGGTIGIALGFNLIVVTILPLGIGPDQNLLNQIAPGALWVTLLLSLLLSLDRLFLTDYEEGTLELMSHSEIPLELIVVAKALAHWLTVAVPLAIMAPVLGLLMNLSPSQFGILTLSALIGTPALSFLGAIGAALTLGLKRGGLLLPLLILPFFIPTLIFGVSTTTGFLFASGNYESSLALLAAISISAVVLAPFPTAWALRFNLQ; encoded by the coding sequence ATGAGTGCTTTTTTCGCGCTTTTAAAAAGAGACATCCTACTAAGTATCAGAGAAGGGGGGACAATCGGTATCGCCCTCGGTTTCAACCTCATCGTTGTCACCATACTCCCACTCGGCATCGGGCCAGACCAAAACTTGCTCAACCAAATCGCACCAGGTGCCTTATGGGTCACGCTGCTTTTATCTCTTTTATTATCATTAGACCGCCTCTTTTTGACAGATTATGAAGAAGGCACCCTAGAACTCATGAGCCATAGTGAAATTCCCCTTGAGCTCATTGTTGTTGCAAAAGCATTAGCTCATTGGCTCACAGTTGCTGTGCCCCTCGCCATCATGGCACCGGTTCTTGGCCTCTTGATGAACTTATCACCAAGCCAATTCGGAATTCTCACTTTGTCTGCACTCATCGGCACACCAGCTCTTAGTTTTTTAGGGGCAATCGGTGCCGCCCTCACCTTGGGATTAAAACGAGGCGGCTTACTGTTACCTCTATTAATATTACCATTTTTCATCCCAACGTTAATTTTTGGTGTGAGCACAACAACAGGGTTTTTATTCGCAAGTGGTAATTATGAAAGCTCACTCGCACTACTCGCTGCCATATCAATCAGTGCGGTTGTCTTAGCCCCATTCCCAACAGCCTGGGCCCTAAGGTTCAATCTACAATAA
- the ccmA gene encoding heme ABC exporter ATP-binding protein CcmA — MALKIEEISLKRGNRLLIKDLNFSLKKGESLLITGPNGVGKTTLIRSIAGFIEPLTGKITYHHQSQTNDPSNKSEDDDENLREHIHYIGHKNGIRTSLTVLENLEFWQSFFGSDTDLKKIIKTYFLESLINIPAGYLSAGQKRRLGLARLSIVERHIWLLDEPTVSLDEMSANIVANAANDHLKRGGILVAATHIPLEIPFTQHIQLSKNIEQDWEDII, encoded by the coding sequence ATGGCACTAAAAATAGAAGAAATAAGCCTCAAACGGGGCAATCGGCTGCTGATCAAAGATTTAAATTTTTCTTTAAAAAAAGGAGAAAGCTTGCTCATAACCGGCCCAAACGGCGTGGGCAAGACGACTTTAATTCGCTCAATAGCTGGTTTTATAGAACCATTGACTGGAAAAATTACCTATCATCATCAATCACAGACAAACGATCCATCTAATAAATCTGAAGATGATGACGAGAATTTAAGGGAACATATTCATTATATCGGCCACAAAAACGGCATACGCACCAGCCTAACCGTTTTAGAAAATCTTGAGTTCTGGCAATCTTTTTTCGGCTCAGATACAGACCTAAAGAAAATCATAAAAACCTATTTTCTTGAAAGCCTCATTAATATTCCAGCTGGATATTTATCTGCCGGCCAGAAAAGACGACTAGGTTTAGCTAGGTTATCCATTGTCGAACGCCACATTTGGCTCCTTGACGAACCAACAGTATCTCTTGACGAAATGTCAGCCAATATTGTTGCAAATGCCGCAAATGATCATCTAAAAAGGGGTGGCATTTTAGTAGCTGCCACTCACATCCCTTTAGAAATACCCTTCACTCAACATATTCAGCTCTCCAAAAATATCGAGCAAGATTGGGAAGACATCATATGA